In Castanea sativa cultivar Marrone di Chiusa Pesio chromosome 6, ASM4071231v1, a single window of DNA contains:
- the LOC142638476 gene encoding sesquiterpene synthase 2-like, with protein sequence MSAQVSGAPSQNAKSEVVRRTANFHPSIWGDRFINNTSKDKDIHLCKVSEVEELKDEVRNELFASTGHLSQQLGLIDALQRLGVAYHFEREIQEALEHIYATFNDKNDVDDLYEVSLSFRLLRQEGFKVSCDVFNKFKDEDGQFKESLTSNVEGMLAFYEATHLRVHGEDILDEALEFTTTHLKSTASLIGNPLVAQITRALKQPLHKGIPRLEARRYISIYEQDDSHNKVLLKLSILDFNLVQSLHKEELSDITRWWKDLDFATKLPFARDRVVECYFWIVAVYFEPQYSLARKILTKVISMTSILDDIYDVYGTLEELEPFTEAIERWDISCIDQLPEYMQICYRALFDVFESIENELAKKERSYRVSYAKDAMKRLVRAYFDEAKWFHQNYIPTMEEYMHVALKTSGYPMLTAISFLGMGDIVTKEAFDWIFSNPKIITASSVIGRLMDDMKSHKFEQERGHAASAVECYMKQHGVSEQVVHDEFNKQVSNAWKDINEECIRPTIVPMPLLMRVLNLARVIDVIYKEGDGYTHVGKEMKDNVASVLIDPIPL encoded by the exons ATGTCTGCCCAAGTCTCAGGGGCTCCATCCCAAAACGCCAAATCAGAGGTTGTTCGCCGAACAGCAAATTTCCATCCAAGCATTTGGGGTGACCGTTTCATCAACAATACTTCAAAGGACAAG GATATTCATTTATGTAAAGTAAGTGAAGTTGAAGAGCTGAAAGATGAGGTGAGAAACGAGCTCTTTGCCTCTACGGGTCATCTTTCACAACAGCTGGGCTTAATTGATGCACTCCAGCGCCTAGGCGTCGCTTACCACTTTGAGAGAGAAATCCAAGAAGCTCTAGAACATATATACGCTACTTTTAACGACAAAAATGATGTTGATGATCTCTATGAAGTTTCCCTCAGTTTTCGATTGCTACGCCAAGAAGGATTTAAGGTTTCATGTG ATGTTTTCAACAAGTTCAAAGACGAAGATGGTCAATTCAAGGAAAGCTTGACCAGCAACGTTGAAGGCATGCTAGCCTTCTATGAAGCTACACATCTGAGGGTGCATGGAGAAGACATTCTTGATGAGGCTCTTGAGTTCACTACCACTCACCTTAAGTCCACAGCATCCCTTATAGGCAATCCGTTGGTAGCACAAATAACTCGTGCCCTAAAGCAGCCCTTGCACAAGGGCATACCACGGCTAGAGGCTCGGCGATACATTTCTATCTATGAACAGGATGATTCACATAACAAAGTTTTGCTCAAGCTTTCAATATTAGATTTTAATCTAGTACAGTCATTGCACAAAGAGGAACTTAGTGATATCACAAG GTGGTGGAAAGATTTAGATTTTGCAACGAAGCTACCTTTTGCAAGAGATAGAGTTGTCGAGTGCTACTTTTGGATAGTCGCGGTCTACTTTGAGCCCCAATATTCACTTGCAAGAAAAATACTAACCAAAGTTATTTCCATGACATCAATTCTAGACGATATATATGATGTTTATGGCACACTTGAAGAGCTCGAACCCTTCACTGAAGCAATTGAGAG GTGGGATATTAGCTGCATAGATCAACTTCCAGAATACATGCAAATATGTTATCGTGCACTCTTTGATGTATTCGAATCAATTGAAAATGAGTTGGCCAAGAAAGAAAGATCATACCGTGTTAGCTATGCAAAAGATGCT ATGAAACGGTTGGTTCGGGCCTACTTTGATGAAGCCAAATGGTTCCACCAAAATTACATCCCAACAATGGAGGAGTATATGCATGTTGCACTTAAAACCTCTGGTTATCCTATGCTCACAGCTATCTCTTTCCTTGGCATGGGTGACATCGTTACAAAAGAGGCATTTGATTGGATCTTCAGCAACCCCAAGATCATTACAGCTTCATCTGTAATTGGTAGACTCATGGATGACATGAAGTCACATAAG TTTGAGCAAGAGAGAGGGCATGCTGCCTCAGCAGTCGAATGCTACATGAAGCAACATGGTGTCTCAGAGCAAGTAGTCCATGATGAATTCAACAAGCAAGTTTCTAATGCATGGAAGGATATTAATGAGGAGTGTATAAGGCCTACTATTGTTCCCATGCCTTTACTTATGCGTGTTCTTAATCTTGCACGAGTAATAGACGTCATTTACAAGGAAGGGGATGGCTATACTCACGTTGGAAAAGAGATGAAAGATAATGTTGCATCAGTGCTTATAGACCCAATACCACTATAA